In the Euphorbia lathyris chromosome 5, ddEupLath1.1, whole genome shotgun sequence genome, one interval contains:
- the LOC136228622 gene encoding glycerophosphodiester phosphodiesterase GDPD3-like isoform X3 produces MAVHVSEVKILDQVEENAASALCNLSGEDENGELKLGKFVVMGHRGSGMNMLQSSDPRMKLIKENSIFSFNSAAQFPLDFIEFDVQGVIIEKRTTDLTLAEFLSYGPQKEPGNVGKPLFRRIKDGRIFEWKVEEDAPLSTLQEALEKVDDSIGFNIELKFDDHIIYTNQKFQHVVQAILKVVYEHAKNRPIIFSSFQPDAALLMRKLQRKYPVFFLTNGGSEIYGDIRRNSIDEAIKVCLEGGLQGIVCEVKAIFRNPESVTTVKHSNLSLITYGLLNNVPEIVFVQRLMGIEGVIVDLVREITAAVSNSEGPENIGELLRMLYEERFETFIPAEISPDTQISPDTQICSVATQ; encoded by the exons atggctGTTCATGTTTCAGAGGTGAAAATTCTTGATCAAGTTGAAGAAAATGCAGCATCAGCCCTTTGTAATCTTTCAg GTGAAGATGAAAATGGAGAATTGAAATTGGGAAAATTTGTGGTGATGGGACATAGAGGGAGTGGAATGAACATGTTGCAATCTTCTGATCCcagaatgaaattaatcaaagagAATTCTATTTTTTCCTTCAATTCTGCAGCTCAATTTCCTCTGGATTTCATTGAATTTGATGTTCag GGAGTGATAATTGAGAAAAGAACTACAGACCTCACTTTGGCTGAATTTCTGTCATATGGACCTCAAAAGGAGCCAGGAAAT GTGGGGAAACCTTTATTTAGGAGGATAAAAGATGGAAGAATTTTCGAATGGAAAGTAGAAGAAGATGCTCCTCTATCTACTCTACAAGAAGCTTTGGAAAAAGTGGATGATTCGATAGGCTTCAACATTGAATTAAAATTCGACGATCATATCATCTATACAAACCAAAAATTCCAACACGTTGTTCAAGCAATTTTAAAG GTAGTATATGAACATGCTAAGAACAGACCTATTATCTTCTCCAGCTTCCAACCTGATGCAGCTCTTCTTATGAGAAAATTGCAGAGAAAATATCCT GTGTTCTTCCTAACAAATGGGGGTTCTGAAATTTATGGTGATATAAGAAGGAATTCAATAGATGAAGCTATTAAGGTCTGTTTGGAAGGCGGTCTGCAAGGAATAGTATGTGAAGTTAAAGCAATCTTCAGAAATCCAGAATCAGTTACAACTGTCAAACACTCTAACCTTTCTCTCATTACTTATGGCCTATTGAA CAATGTGCCAGAGATTGTATTTGTTCAACGACTTATGGGTATCGAAGGGGTTATTGTCGACCTTGTCCGGGAGATCACAGCGGCTGTTTCGAATTCCGAAGGCCCAGAAAACATAGGTGAACTACTAAGGATGTTATATGAAGAACGATTTGAAACTTTCATACCTGCTGAGATTTCACCAGATACCCAGATTTCACCAGACACTCAGATTTGTTCAGTTGCTACTCAATAG
- the LOC136228622 gene encoding glycerophosphodiester phosphodiesterase GDPD3-like isoform X1: protein MAVHVSEVKILDQVEENAASALCNLSGEDENGELKLGKFVVMGHRGSGMNMLQSSDPRMKLIKENSIFSFNSAAQFPLDFIEFDVQVTKDDCPIIYHDNFILTQQKGVIIEKRTTDLTLAEFLSYGPQKEPGNVGKPLFRRIKDGRIFEWKVEEDAPLSTLQEALEKVDDSIGFNIELKFDDHIIYTNQKFQHVVQAILKVVYEHAKNRPIIFSSFQPDAALLMRKLQRKYPVFFLTNGGSEIYGDIRRNSIDEAIKVCLEGGLQGIVCEVKAIFRNPESVTTVKHSNLSLITYGLLNNVPEIVFVQRLMGIEGVIVDLVREITAAVSNSEGPENIGELLRMLYEERFETFIPAEISPDTQISPDTQICSVATQ from the exons atggctGTTCATGTTTCAGAGGTGAAAATTCTTGATCAAGTTGAAGAAAATGCAGCATCAGCCCTTTGTAATCTTTCAg GTGAAGATGAAAATGGAGAATTGAAATTGGGAAAATTTGTGGTGATGGGACATAGAGGGAGTGGAATGAACATGTTGCAATCTTCTGATCCcagaatgaaattaatcaaagagAATTCTATTTTTTCCTTCAATTCTGCAGCTCAATTTCCTCTGGATTTCATTGAATTTGATGTTCag GTGACCAAAGATGATTGTCCAATCATTTACCATGACAACTTCATCCTCACTCAACAAAAG GGAGTGATAATTGAGAAAAGAACTACAGACCTCACTTTGGCTGAATTTCTGTCATATGGACCTCAAAAGGAGCCAGGAAAT GTGGGGAAACCTTTATTTAGGAGGATAAAAGATGGAAGAATTTTCGAATGGAAAGTAGAAGAAGATGCTCCTCTATCTACTCTACAAGAAGCTTTGGAAAAAGTGGATGATTCGATAGGCTTCAACATTGAATTAAAATTCGACGATCATATCATCTATACAAACCAAAAATTCCAACACGTTGTTCAAGCAATTTTAAAG GTAGTATATGAACATGCTAAGAACAGACCTATTATCTTCTCCAGCTTCCAACCTGATGCAGCTCTTCTTATGAGAAAATTGCAGAGAAAATATCCT GTGTTCTTCCTAACAAATGGGGGTTCTGAAATTTATGGTGATATAAGAAGGAATTCAATAGATGAAGCTATTAAGGTCTGTTTGGAAGGCGGTCTGCAAGGAATAGTATGTGAAGTTAAAGCAATCTTCAGAAATCCAGAATCAGTTACAACTGTCAAACACTCTAACCTTTCTCTCATTACTTATGGCCTATTGAA CAATGTGCCAGAGATTGTATTTGTTCAACGACTTATGGGTATCGAAGGGGTTATTGTCGACCTTGTCCGGGAGATCACAGCGGCTGTTTCGAATTCCGAAGGCCCAGAAAACATAGGTGAACTACTAAGGATGTTATATGAAGAACGATTTGAAACTTTCATACCTGCTGAGATTTCACCAGATACCCAGATTTCACCAGACACTCAGATTTGTTCAGTTGCTACTCAATAG
- the LOC136228622 gene encoding glycerophosphodiester phosphodiesterase GDPD1, chloroplastic-like isoform X2, which translates to MAVHVSEVKILDQVEENAASALCNLSDENGELKLGKFVVMGHRGSGMNMLQSSDPRMKLIKENSIFSFNSAAQFPLDFIEFDVQVTKDDCPIIYHDNFILTQQKGVIIEKRTTDLTLAEFLSYGPQKEPGNVGKPLFRRIKDGRIFEWKVEEDAPLSTLQEALEKVDDSIGFNIELKFDDHIIYTNQKFQHVVQAILKVVYEHAKNRPIIFSSFQPDAALLMRKLQRKYPVFFLTNGGSEIYGDIRRNSIDEAIKVCLEGGLQGIVCEVKAIFRNPESVTTVKHSNLSLITYGLLNNVPEIVFVQRLMGIEGVIVDLVREITAAVSNSEGPENIGELLRMLYEERFETFIPAEISPDTQISPDTQICSVATQ; encoded by the exons atggctGTTCATGTTTCAGAGGTGAAAATTCTTGATCAAGTTGAAGAAAATGCAGCATCAGCCCTTTGTAATCTTTCAg ATGAAAATGGAGAATTGAAATTGGGAAAATTTGTGGTGATGGGACATAGAGGGAGTGGAATGAACATGTTGCAATCTTCTGATCCcagaatgaaattaatcaaagagAATTCTATTTTTTCCTTCAATTCTGCAGCTCAATTTCCTCTGGATTTCATTGAATTTGATGTTCag GTGACCAAAGATGATTGTCCAATCATTTACCATGACAACTTCATCCTCACTCAACAAAAG GGAGTGATAATTGAGAAAAGAACTACAGACCTCACTTTGGCTGAATTTCTGTCATATGGACCTCAAAAGGAGCCAGGAAAT GTGGGGAAACCTTTATTTAGGAGGATAAAAGATGGAAGAATTTTCGAATGGAAAGTAGAAGAAGATGCTCCTCTATCTACTCTACAAGAAGCTTTGGAAAAAGTGGATGATTCGATAGGCTTCAACATTGAATTAAAATTCGACGATCATATCATCTATACAAACCAAAAATTCCAACACGTTGTTCAAGCAATTTTAAAG GTAGTATATGAACATGCTAAGAACAGACCTATTATCTTCTCCAGCTTCCAACCTGATGCAGCTCTTCTTATGAGAAAATTGCAGAGAAAATATCCT GTGTTCTTCCTAACAAATGGGGGTTCTGAAATTTATGGTGATATAAGAAGGAATTCAATAGATGAAGCTATTAAGGTCTGTTTGGAAGGCGGTCTGCAAGGAATAGTATGTGAAGTTAAAGCAATCTTCAGAAATCCAGAATCAGTTACAACTGTCAAACACTCTAACCTTTCTCTCATTACTTATGGCCTATTGAA CAATGTGCCAGAGATTGTATTTGTTCAACGACTTATGGGTATCGAAGGGGTTATTGTCGACCTTGTCCGGGAGATCACAGCGGCTGTTTCGAATTCCGAAGGCCCAGAAAACATAGGTGAACTACTAAGGATGTTATATGAAGAACGATTTGAAACTTTCATACCTGCTGAGATTTCACCAGATACCCAGATTTCACCAGACACTCAGATTTGTTCAGTTGCTACTCAATAG
- the LOC136229562 gene encoding uncharacterized protein — translation MGKLLCDSTAVAETTFQPSSPALRWRDPDVASAVEAVDHQIVTTTTTTAAEAEAAWEDVIGLEDQQRRHLQKLHAKGVLWKHPDDGNTESPPRSVVFRLSHGGEVSSDGNCLFTASQRAMMAREIDARDLRKRTVRRFVEDFGSAVVEEQEVINDAIRHMYSPDLRSGWGIHVVQEVKFLAKKEDRVALDSAIDELVQLGMQREMAAESIYKERCIPVNDGSSWAKYMSISGSTDDEYDIITLQYTEEGLLSVDENREGHAAAFGDDIAIECLATEFKREIYVVQAHGSDAMVDEENCVFFLPHRPRSEICELPFFLFMKGTGWCGAGADHYEPLIANPSTVISNEKVALVL, via the exons ATGGGTAAACTTCTTTGTGATTCAACAGCCGTTGCTGAAACGACATTTCAACCGTCATCGCCGGCTCTCCGGTGGCGGGATCCGGATGTGGCTTCTGCAGTTGAAGCCGTTGACCACCAGATTGTAACGACGACGACCACCACCGCGGCGGAAGCGGAAGCGGCGTGGGAGGACGTTATTGGGTTAGAAGACCAGCAGAGACGACATTTGCAGAAGCTACACGCGAAAGGCGTGTTGTGGAAGCATCCAGACGACGGTAACACCGAATCCCCGCCGAGATCGGTGGTTTTTAGGCTGTCTCACGGGGGAGAGGTGTCTTCCGACGGTAACTGCCTATTCACGGCGTCGCAGAGGGCGATGATGGCGCGTGAGATCGACGCGCGTGATCTGAGGAAGCGGACGGTGCGGCGGTTCGTCGAGGATTTTGGATCTGCGGTTGTGGAAGAACAAGAAGTGATAAATGACGCAATTAGACATATGTACTCGCCAGATCTGAGGAGTGGGTGGGGTATTCATGTGGTTCAAGAGGTCAAGTTCTTGGCCAAGAAGGAAGATCGTGTGGCTTTGGATTCCGCCATTGATGAGCTCGTTCAGCTCGGTATGCAAAG AGAAATGGCGGCGGAGTCTATATATAAAGAGAGATGTATTCCGGTGAATGATGGATCAAGTTGGGCTAAATACATGTCCATCTCTGGTTCAACCGATGATGAATATGATATCATCACTTTGCAATATACAGAGGAGGGTTTATTATCTGTAGATGAAAATAGAGAAGGCCATGCTGCAGCTTTTGGAGATGATATAGCTATTGAATGCCTTGCAACAGAGTTCAAAAGAGAGATTTATGTG GTTCAGGCACACGGATCTGATGCAATGGTGGATGAGGAAAATTGTGTTTTCTTTCTGCCACATCGTCCGAGAAGTGAAATTTGCGAGCTTCCGTTCTTTCTTTTCATGAAAGGAACAG GATGGTGCGGTGCTGGAGCGGATCACTACGAACCATTGATCGCCAATCCTTCTACAGTCATTTCCAATGAAAAGGTTGCTCTAGTTCTATGA